The following proteins come from a genomic window of Geomonas sp. RF6:
- a CDS encoding DUF448 domain-containing protein, protein MPKADPQRSCLACRTVQDKGELLRFVLAPDGSVVFDLLQKLPGRGVYTCIRSSCLQAAAQKRQFSRGFKQEVHGAQPDALHSQVKERLEQRVASYISLANKGGKVVSGSDQVLDHLKKGGSGILFVAEDTSPDIAEKFRGIARAHNVRCATLFDKERLGALIGKELRSVLVVLNSGFIGSIGVELEKYRNFLQEERE, encoded by the coding sequence ATGCCGAAGGCCGATCCCCAGAGAAGCTGTCTTGCCTGCCGCACCGTGCAGGACAAGGGAGAGCTCCTGCGCTTCGTGCTCGCACCGGACGGCAGCGTGGTTTTCGACCTCCTGCAGAAGCTTCCCGGGCGAGGCGTGTACACCTGCATACGCTCGTCGTGCCTGCAAGCGGCCGCCCAGAAGAGGCAATTCTCCCGCGGCTTCAAGCAGGAGGTGCACGGTGCGCAGCCGGATGCGCTCCACTCCCAGGTAAAGGAGAGGCTGGAGCAGCGGGTCGCCTCCTACATCTCCCTCGCCAACAAGGGGGGGAAGGTCGTCTCGGGCTCGGACCAGGTGCTCGATCATCTGAAGAAAGGGGGAAGCGGCATCCTCTTTGTGGCCGAGGACACCTCCCCCGACATTGCGGAAAAGTTCAGGGGGATCGCCCGGGCGCACAACGTCCGGTGCGCGACGCTGTTTGACAAGGAGCGCCTCGGGGCGCTTATAGGTAAAGAGCTGAGAAGCGTTCTGGTCGTCCTGAACAGCGGCTTCATCGGGTCGATAGGGGTAGAGTTGGAGAAGTACAGGAACTTCCTTCAGGAGGAGCGTGAGTAG
- the nusA gene encoding transcription termination factor NusA: METSFNLKHTIDQIVKEKGIDKAVVVEALEQAVLTAANKKFRNTRDLEAHYNPEIGEVELFEFVTVVDEVQDSYREIELDEAREEDPEVEVGDSIGMKMDASGFSRIAAQTAKQVIIQRVREAERETIYNEFQERISEIVNGVVRRFEKGDLIVDLGRAEALLPHKEQAPREVYRQGDRVKAIITEIRMTTKGPQIMLSRTAPGMLAKLFEAEVPEIAEGIVEIKGVVREPGGRAKIAVYSHDADVDPVGACVGMRGSRVQNVVSELRGEKIDIIPWSDDIARFACNALAPAVVSKVYVDDEDYAMEVIVADDQLSLAIGKRGQNVRLAAKLTGWKIDIKSETRMAEAELQQFASYDGTAEEEGEAEEVSGNVAEPAESAPAAEAEE, encoded by the coding sequence GTGGAAACGAGCTTTAACCTCAAGCACACCATAGATCAGATTGTCAAAGAGAAGGGGATAGATAAGGCCGTGGTCGTAGAGGCGCTGGAACAGGCGGTGCTTACTGCCGCCAACAAGAAGTTCCGCAACACCCGTGACCTTGAGGCCCACTACAACCCGGAGATAGGCGAGGTTGAGCTCTTCGAATTCGTGACCGTGGTGGATGAGGTGCAAGACTCGTACAGGGAGATCGAGCTCGACGAGGCGCGCGAGGAGGACCCGGAGGTGGAAGTGGGGGACTCCATCGGCATGAAGATGGACGCCAGCGGCTTCTCCCGCATCGCGGCGCAGACTGCGAAGCAGGTCATCATCCAGAGGGTGCGCGAGGCAGAGCGCGAGACGATCTACAACGAGTTCCAGGAGCGTATCTCGGAAATCGTGAACGGCGTCGTGCGCCGCTTCGAGAAGGGTGACCTCATCGTCGACCTCGGGCGCGCCGAGGCGCTTCTCCCGCACAAGGAGCAGGCCCCCCGCGAGGTGTACCGCCAGGGTGACCGCGTGAAGGCGATCATCACCGAGATCCGCATGACCACGAAGGGGCCCCAGATCATGCTCTCCCGCACCGCGCCGGGGATGCTCGCGAAGCTTTTCGAGGCGGAGGTGCCGGAGATCGCCGAGGGGATCGTGGAGATCAAGGGGGTCGTGCGCGAGCCGGGCGGGCGCGCGAAGATCGCCGTCTACTCCCACGATGCGGATGTGGACCCGGTCGGCGCCTGCGTCGGTATGCGCGGCAGCCGCGTGCAGAACGTGGTGAGCGAGCTCAGGGGTGAGAAGATCGACATCATCCCCTGGTCCGACGACATCGCCCGCTTTGCCTGCAACGCACTGGCACCTGCTGTCGTCTCCAAGGTGTATGTGGACGACGAGGACTACGCCATGGAGGTCATCGTGGCGGACGACCAGCTTTCCCTCGCCATCGGCAAGCGCGGCCAGAACGTGCGCCTGGCGGCGAAGCTCACCGGCTGGAAGATCGACATAAAGAGCGAGACGCGCATGGCAGAGGCCGAGCTGCAGCAGTTCGCCTCCTATGACGGCACCGCCGAAGAGGAAGGGGAGGCCGAAGAGGTCTCCGGCAACGTCGCCGAGCCCGCCGAGAGCGCGCCGGCCGCCGAGGCGGAAGAATAA
- the rimP gene encoding ribosome maturation factor RimP, with protein sequence MAKVDVATRLGEIAERLLSSLGMEMVDLEYKREGRDMVARLFIDKEGGVSLDDCAAVSRELSDILDAEDFISDNYTLEVSSPGVCRPLKKVADYERYVGRLVKVKTYELLPDEDGNKRKTFLGELKGISEGVISIALKEGQHASIPLDKVAKANLEFEF encoded by the coding sequence ATGGCAAAAGTTGACGTTGCGACAAGGCTCGGTGAGATTGCCGAACGACTCCTCTCCTCGCTCGGTATGGAGATGGTGGACCTGGAGTACAAGCGCGAAGGAAGGGATATGGTCGCGCGCCTTTTCATCGACAAGGAAGGGGGGGTCAGCCTCGACGACTGCGCTGCGGTCAGCAGGGAGCTCTCCGATATCCTCGACGCCGAGGACTTCATTTCCGACAACTACACCCTCGAAGTCTCCTCCCCGGGGGTTTGCCGCCCGCTGAAAAAGGTGGCGGACTACGAGCGGTACGTCGGGCGGCTGGTGAAGGTAAAGACGTACGAGCTCCTTCCCGACGAAGACGGCAACAAGCGGAAGACCTTCCTCGGTGAACTGAAGGGGATCTCGGAAGGGGTAATAAGTATCGCGCTGAAGGAAGGGCAGCACGCCTCGATCCCGCTGGATAAGGTGGCTAAGGCCAATCTGGAATTTGAATTCTAG